A genomic region of Magnolia sinica isolate HGM2019 chromosome 6, MsV1, whole genome shotgun sequence contains the following coding sequences:
- the LOC131248512 gene encoding probable methyltransferase PMT16 — protein sequence MASAHTPYSSVCKLYFPYWKRISLLPIALLTVLCSLSYLLGVWQHGSFTPTSTLLAVTPCPPARIHPAAALDFSTHHSADDTDVPPAEVARHYPPCDARYSEYTPCEDRDRSLKYARERLVYRERHCPAKRELLKCLVPAPFGYRNPFAWPESRELAWFANVPHKELTIEKAGQNWIRVEGEKFRFPGGGTMFPRGADAYIDDIEKLIPLRDGSIRTAIDTGCGVASWGGYLLSRNITAMSFAPRDSHEAQVQFALERGIPAMIGVLASIRLPYPSRAFDMAHCSRCLIPWHLYDGLYLIEIDRILRPGGYWVLSGPPINWKTHWKGWKRTEEDLKAEQSAIEAVARSLCWKKLKEKGDIAIWQKPTNHVHCKINRKVFKTPRFCQTQNPDAGWYTKMEACITPLPEAATIQEVAGGALQKWPERLTAVPPRIESGSLEGATPELFLHDTELWKKRLGYYKAAINQLGQRGRYRNLLDMNAGFGGFAAALIDDPVWVMNVVPTESKINTLGVIYERGLIGTYQNWCEAMSTYPRTYDLLHADSVFSLYQNRCEMEDILLEMDRILRPEGTVIFRDDVDVLVKIKSLTDGMKWDTQIVDHEDGPLEREKLLLAVKLYWTAPGKDQEDSNSQLE from the exons ATGGCTAGCGCGCATACACCCTACTCCAGTGTATGTAAGCTCTACTTCCCTTACTGGAAGAGAATAAGCCTCCTTCCCATCGCTCTCCTCACCGTTCTCTGCTCCTTATCCTATCTCCTCGGCGTATGGCAGCACGGCTCCTTCACACCCACTTCCACTCTCCTCGCCGTAACCCCCTGCCCTCCGGCGAGAATCCACCCCGCCGCCGCGCTTGACTTCTCAACCCACCACTCCGCCGACGACACTGACGTGCCGCCCGCGGAGGTCGCGCGGCACTACCCCCCGTGCGACGCGCGGTACAGCGAGTATACGCCGTGTGAGGACAGGGACCGGTCGCTAAAATACGCCAGGGAGAGGTTGGTGTACAGAGAGCGACACTGCCCTGCGAAGAGAGAACTGCTGAAGTGTCTGGTGCCGGCTCCGTTCGGGTACCGGAACCCGTTTGCGTGGCCCGAGAGCAGGGAGCTGGCGTGGTTCGCAAACGTGCCGCACAAGGAACTGACGATCGAGAAAGCGGGTCAGAACTGGATCCGGGTCGAGGGCGAAAAGTTCCGGTTCCCGGGCGGTGGGACCATGTTCCCACGTGGGGCCGATGcttatattgatgatatcgagaagCTTATCCCTTTGAGGGACGGTTCGATCAGGACCGCCATCGATACCGGTTGTGGG GTTGCAAGCTGGGGAGGTTACCTTCTGTCCCGGAACATCACGGCCATGTCATTTGCACCGAGGGACTCACACGAAGCACAGGTGCAATTTGCGCTCGAACGTGGAATTCCAGCTATGATCGGAGTGCTCGCATCCATCAGGCTTCCATACCCTTCGAGGGCTTTCGACATGGCGCATTGCTCTCGGTGCCTCATTCCGTGGCACCTCTATG ATGGGCTGTACTTAATTGAAATTGATCGCATCCTACGGCCCGGTGGGTATTGGGTTCTGTCTGGGCCACCAATCAACTGGAAGACTCACTGGAAGGGCTGGAAGAGAACGGAGGAAGACCTGAAGGCCGAGCAGTCTGCAATCGAGGCAGTAGCAAGAAGTCTCTGTTGGAAGAAATTGAAAGAGAAGGGCGACATTGCCATTTGGCAGAAACCCACTAATCATGTACACTGCAAAATCAACCGAAAGGTCTTCAAGACCCCTCGATTCTGCCAAACGCAAAATCCGGACGCCGGATG GTACACGAAAATGGAGGCTTGCATAACTCCCCTCCCTGAGGCGGCCACGATACAAGAAGTCGCAGGTGGGGCACTGCAGAAATGGCCGGAAAGACTGACTGCAGTCCCACCGAGGATTGAAAGTGGAAGCTTGGAGGGAGCTACACCAGAGCTGTTCTTACATGATACAGAACTCTGGAAGAAGAGATTGGGATACTACAAGGCTGCCATCAATCAGTTGGGCCAGCGTGGGAGGTACCGCAACTTGCTGGACATGAATGCAGGCTTCGGAGGATTTGCGGCCGCACTGATTGATGATCCAGTGTGGGTCATGAACGTGGTCCCCACCGAATCAAAGATCAACACTCTAGGGGTCATCTACGAACGCGGGTTGATTGGGACATATCAGAATTG GTGCGAAGCCATGTCGACATATCCAAGGACGTATGATCTTCTCCACGCGGATTCCGTGTTTAGCCTCTACCAGAACAG ATGTGAAATGGAAGATATTCTATTGGAGATGGATAGAATATTGAGACCTGAAGGGACAGTGATCTTTAGAGATGATGTTGATGTGCTGGTGAAAATCAAGAGTTTAACGGATGGGATGAAATGGGACACCCAGATTGTAgatcatgaagatgggcctctGGAGAGGGAGAAGCTTCTCCTAGCCGTTAAATTGTACTGGACCGCACCCGGCAAAGATCAAGAAGACTCCAACAGCCAACTGGAGTAG